GTAATGCAGGAAAATTACTGGGGTAACTTCTTACTAGCCTACTTATCTATTTGGTTGACCTGCAGGCTTGGGAAAGGGTCATACAGCAGTACATTCAGTTCTCTGTCCCTTCCATCTGTAACAGGAGAGGCTGAATTCGTTCCTGCAGGCAGTGATTTTTACCAGAGTGACatcataaaatatattatttgggGCATTTATGATTAAAAATTATTCTTCTGATTCTATTTTATTCTTAATAACTACGGGGTGCAAAGATCAGGCCTCATACAAtaaggcagcagcaaaaaaacatgTTGGATGCCTCTCAGCAATTCTCCCTACAAACTTTTAAGGACTCCCAGCACCACCAAGTGGTTTTACACTTCCTCTGCATGCTTACCTTTCTAAATGATATATTCTGGTCTGCCCAGAACTGTTGATTCCAAACCTGAGTTTCCTGTCTAAGCTCTCTAAGCCTTCGTTCCAATGGGGATTCGTGTTTGGATATATAAAATATTACTGGTCGGAGGTTTGAACATCGATCAGGAGGACCAATCCAATCGTGGCAAGAGTGTGAAGGAGGGCAAAAACTTGcagccttaaaaaaagagagggttttttttaatagtacGTCGTCCCCCCACAAACAAAGGCACAACAAACTTTTTCAATTTTATCTGAAAACCTAAGGCACCCAAGACACAAAAAGTTAAGAAGTGAGCATTGACAGGTCTCTAGATCACATTTGTTCCAGTTCACATtgggagaaaaatctaacaaatatgATATCAAAGATAATTTATGTGGCCCATAACCATGTATTTCCTAGCCTATCTTTGTagccaaaaggaataaaaaaggGGTTTAAAATTAACGAATTAAAGGAGAGGTGCTCACAATGACGATCTGCACCCAGCACCAATTTCTGCATTTGCGCAATACAGGAGTCTAATAAATGGCATATGCATAGTAACTGAAGAACATAAACCGAAATTAAGCCTATGTTTTCAGTATCTCACTTGGTAGTAAATCCATTTTAAATGAATaggccttacttccaagtaaacttgGCTAGGATCATCATGCAAGAATACTGTATAATATCCACTGTGTCTACCTACTAAAACCTACAATCTGCcatatttctaaaaaaaaaggaaagacgaTAAGTAACAGTATGCAGCTACAGTATTCAAATCAGCATAGCCTGCCAGTTTGTTATCATTTTGGAATACAGCTCATATGTGTTGATAGTTCCCATCCCAAACAGACTTTGAGATACCATCATATGCAAATATGTTAAAAGAATCACAGTAGTAGCGTTCAGGCACCTGcttttataaattatttttaaaagcagagacgGGAGGGGGGAGTGCTCCTGCTCACACATGCTCTGCCCACGGCAACCCAGAGCACATCGCTCCCAGCTGtgcgaagtgtgtgtgtgtgtgtctgttgggttttttttttacacacatttgcttgaacacaacacaacacacatttatttaagTTCTACTTATGTTCAAGCAATTTCAAGCAGAAGTCCTCTGCAGACCTACCCTGTACAACACAGGGAAAGTAGGGAAATGAGGAGGGTGCAAATGTGTTGAGGATGCTGGGGGCAGGGTCTTGCTAACCCAGGCCTAAGATAAGCCGTTCTGGCTGTCCTGGCTGTGGGGATGTAGCCATCTCTGTAGTGGTGTCCTGACTACAGAATCTTCCCCACCTACAGATGCAGTCAACCTGTAAATTGATAGGCTTCTGGTGCCAAATTGAAATGCACTTATTCATCCAAACATTTAGTGGTGCCAATTAGACAGGCCAAGGTTTTGGAATTTGGGGAATATTATGTCTGTTGATAAATTGTATCTGTATTTGATGCTAATTTTTGTCCTTATGTCTTATTGTTAGTATGcatttttatctgtattttactgatttgtttgtgaactgcccagggattcatttgaatgaaggACTATTTAGAAGTGTGACAAActaaaactgggaaacactaaGTGCACAAGCAGCACTGGACTCAGctaacagttaccgtatttttcgcaccataggacgcactttttccctcctaaaaagcaagggaaaatgtgtgtgcgtcctatggagcgaatgcaggctttcgctgaagcctggagagtgagaggggtcggtgcgcaccgacccctctcgctctccaggcttcaggaagctatccgctagccgcggctagcggagcgctgcattaatcccgaagcttggggcgcgcggagctcagcgcgccccaagcttctgggtgccggcaaggtctcgctagccctgggagagccccgcgacgttgcgtggctctcccagggctagcgaagcgccgcgctaatcccgaagcttggggcgcgcggagctcagcgcgccccaagcttctgggtgccggcaaggtctcgctagccctgggcgagccccgcgacgttgcgtggctctcccagggctagcgaagcgccgcgctaatcccgaagcttggggcgtgcggagctcagcgcgccccaagcttctgggtgccggcaaggtctcgctagccctgggagagccccgcgacgttgcgtggctctcccagggctagcgaagcgccgtgctaatcccgaagcttggggcgcgcggagctcagcgcgccccaagcttctgggtgccggcaaggtctcgctagccctgggagagccccgcgacgttgcgtggctctcccagggctagcgaagcgccgcgctaatcccgaagcttggggcttcgggattagcgctccgctagccgtgtctaggctgcggatagcagcctgcttcccggagcgccgggcgccctgaaagcagagctccaggcgcttcgggaacacatccgcagcgtggggaggcttgcaggagttccccacagggctccccacgctgcggatagcagcctgctgcctggcgggtggggcgccctgaagcagagcgcccctcgcgccaggcagacatccgcagagtggggaggcttgcaggagttccccacagggctccccacgctgcggatagcagcctgctgcctggcgggtggggcgccctgaagcagagcgcccctcgcaccaggcatacatccgcagagtggggaggcttgcaggagttccccacagggctccccacgctgtggatagcagcctgctgcctggcgggtggggcgccctgaagcagagcgcccctcgcgccaggcatacatccgcagagtggggagccttgcaggagttttttcctttatttcccccccccaatttttttctttatttcccccccaaaaaactaggtgcgtcctatggtccggtgcgtccaatcgtgcgaaaaatacggtatttgtgtttattttgtctcataTAAATAAGACCAAAAAGCGGTTATCACCCATCATCTGAAAGCCATTGATGGCGTTGGCTGAgctgctgctgtgatgtcacagaatgcTCACACACATGCTAACCGATTTTGAAGGAAACAGTGACAGAATGTTAATAATAAAGTGGAAGAGTGGATTGCCTGGGGAAATGATTCAAGGAGCATCTAGCACTGTTTCTCAAACGTTAGTTCCtagctgttgttgaactataatggagttgtagttcagctggGCACCTATATTTGAGAAACACGAAGAGGTAGCTCAAGGAAAcatgtagagcatgagactcaaatttgttgtgggttcgaaccccacatggggtaaaaagattcctgcatggcaggaggttgaactagatgacccttgtggggtCTGTGAAATCCTTacccattttatcttcataatCTTGGGTCAACCACTACACCAGCTTTTCCTAACCTTAAACCCTCCAGGTGTCTTGAACTCCTCCcactgcatgcaaaaagtcccacgTTTAATGTCTAGCAACTGCAGGTAGGGCCATGGAAGACTCCTGTTTGAAGCCCTGAAGTGATGCCCACTGCAGTGACCCAATGGttcaaagcagcttcccacatccCCATCCCTCAGCCTGACCTGCTTCACAGTTGTTAGGAAGAGAAAATGGGGATGGAAAGgaaccagtatggtgtagtggtttgcTGGTCTTAAACCACGGTGGGGTAAGATCCAGGTCCAAATTCCTGCTCCGGCCACAAAGCTCACCAGGTGAGCTTGAGCCAGTTACTTCCCAtgcagcctcacctacctcacagggctgttgtgaggataccatggggcggggggggggcggggagagaagagaaCCAAGCAGGCTGCCTTGAACTCACTGTAGGAAAAGCAGAATATAGACTGTAATGAGTAAGAAAAGACACGTAGGTTCAGACCTCCTTGaatagtgggatataaatagccAGTTTGAGTCCCCTTCAGGTGAAACAGTGGGTATGAATAAAcatgataaataaaaataataggagAAATGAAACGGAAAAAATAAGAATTAGGTTGGAAAGCAGAGGCCTCAGTTTGAAACAAATACAAGCAGCAATAACCTCCCCCAAAGTTTCCTTGGAAGTAAGGCTCGCTGTGCTGAACagagcttactcccgagtaaatgTACTTAGGACGCACCACCGACCTTGGTcgcatagttgtcaacttttctcttttcttgcgaggaatcctattcgcaataagggaatttcccttaaaaaaaggggaaaagttgacagccatgCTGGTGTCTCTGAGGGGAAACCCCCGCCATACTTTCCCTCGCCTCCAATCTCCCCCACAGCCCCCATTACCCGGCTTTCGTGGGGCGGAGATACACCCCCAGCCTCAGTCCCTCCGCCGCGAGGAGAATCCGCGGGGGACGAGGAGGAAAAACGGCCGCAACATGCGCGtgaagccgccgccgccgggcggCTGAGGGAAACTCGGCTCTTCACAGCCGCCGCCATCTTTCGGCGCACGACCGACGCATGCGCACGACGACCCCTTCCACTCGGTCGCCGGGCAGATAACCGGCGCGCGCAAGGTCCGCTCCAACCCTCGATAACAGGCAACGGTCGACTTCTGCCTTTCCGCTTTACGGCAGGGCGTCGCGAACGCCAAACGTCGCGATCCCTCTCCAGCCTCAACAAAATAGCCGTAGGGCGGGGAAGgcggagagagggggaaaaaaggaCGAGGGCGCATGCGCGCACGCGCCAAGAGAGGCTCAGGTTAGTCCCCGCCTCAGGTTAAGGCAGGCTAAGCTGAGGGAAGAGGAGAGTGTGAGGCGACGGTGGGTTGGACGGCGGGGCTGAAAGGAGCCTGGTAGCTGTGGGATGGCCGGCGTGGCACGGCTGGCGCAGAGGGAGCGAGGCCGGAGTCGCCTCGCTGCGCCTCCCCGGCGCCCCTGAAGGAGCGGCGATGCGCTGACCAGAAAGGTGAGGGGCCGGGTGGGCGAGGGGCTAAaaggcctgttgttgtttattatgagTATCCCCTGAGGAAGGCAGAACAAGGCGAagctaaaataaaaatggaggctCCTCCCCCAACAACCTCACGCCCTTGGTTGCGGGTTCAGAGAGACTCGTGACAAGTGGTCGTGGGAACCCGGTGCGAGGCGCTCGGTGTTGCAGCGCGGCGGCTGGTAGGTCCTTGCTCCGCTTGCGTGTTGAGGGAGAGATAATTCACCAGAAGACAGGAAGCCATGCTAAAGGGGCTGGAATAGGGAGGCGAGTAAGTGCGGGCTGTAAAACGGCTACGTGTGAGTGGTAAGTGAGTGGGAGATATTGCAGCCAGGGTGGCAGGAGAAGGGCTTCCACCTGATAAGAAAGAGGGGCAGGGCTCGTCCCACCTTCATGCTCACAACCCGCGTCTACTGGAAGTTGTCGTTATTTAATAAACTTCTATACCACAGggcggtttgcaatataaaaacaccaacGTGCATAGTAACAAGTTGCTCCAGTTGGTGAGGAGGATAGTAATCCTTACCTCTCGCATTCGCACACTGGCTTCCTTCCAGATGAAGACGCTGCTGCGTAGGGTTGTAGATCTCATATTGcctggtttaaaaacaaaagtgaaaAGTTCCAGGCCTGGGGCAACTTTGGAAGGGCCCGATCTGGGTAGGGGAGGGTCTCGGGACGCAGAGCGGCCGTGACGCGCCTCTTTTGCTCACTTGGTAATTTCACCCTCTTGCCAAAAGCGGATTATACGCAGGAGAGGTTAGTCGGTAGGCGCAATGGTTTGATCCGAGGGGACGAACGCTTTGGGGCCGGTGGGAAGAGGCCGAGCCTACCTACTTGCGGGGACGGGCAGAggagtggtggttgttgttttgggtGGGTGCAGAGCCGCCTGGGCCACGTTGCGCGGATTGGAAACCGCGGCGTGGGCATCATGGCACGCGCGGGCGCATTTGGACACCGGTTGTAGGATTGCGTGGCGGGGAGGGGAAGTGGGGAGCAGCTGGGTGGCGTCTCTGTAGCGGGGGCAAGGCATAGTAGGGCTGGGCGAGTGGCTACACCCTGTAGGGGAGAGGGAATCCCCCTGTGGGGCGGGAAAGGGATCTTACGGATTTCTAAAGTTGCTGGGAGAGGGAGATGCCAGCCCTAGGCCTGGCAAAACGCGGCGAGGGGaatttcccttcctttctccccccccccccccctccctccatcgagCTCCTTCTGGCTGCTGAAGCTGCTTCCCGTTTTCCTGGCGCCACCCTCCGGCTTTGAGCCGCTCCCGGAGAAGCGACTCGGATGCCCCAGGCGGAATTAGAGTGTCCGGCATTGTGAAGTCACTGGGGACCGAGGGCGGCGAGGGAGGCTGCCCGCGAGCTCCGCCTGGGGGGAAGCGGCCCGAGCTCGGGGCTGATTCCCGGCTTCCTTCCTGCAGGAATGTAGGGTTGATATAGGGGGCGGGGGATCAAGCTCTGTGCACGGGGACTCGCTTCCCCCAAGGGGCTTCTCGCTGGGGTGAGAACGGGGCGGGCGCCGCTGgctttgtgtgtatgtggggtggtgggtggggcagggagggggagctCCCGGGTGGGAGGGCGGCTGCAGCAAGAGGCAGATGAACTGGAGACAAGGCCATATAGGCAGGGAGGGAATTGGGAAGATCCCAAGGAGGTATTCAGATGTTGCCTGGCCAAAGGTCTGCTTGCTGTGGTTTGAAATGTTGAGAGGGCACAGCTGCCTTATTGCTGGGGGCGTTGGAGAGAGGAAAGTGCAAGTGTAGTACTGACTGTACTGGCTATATTATCATGTATCTCATTACTAGTCTGACCAGGGCAAGTGAAGATGAGCGGTATCTTCTTTTCCTTGTTTAGCTGCTGTCTTTTTCTGGCACCAGAAGAGTAATGTTTGGGAAGCAGATGGCACTATCATCTTTAATTTTCTTCCTCAGTGCATCAGCTACTTTGTTCTGCCTCGCCTGTGATGTCTAATGACAAAGGAAAGAAAACCCTCTTCTTGGTGTgcatatgatgggggggggggcaggagaggctCATGAAGCATACTGTTTACTGCTTTAGTTAAAATGCATAGGATCAAGCCGTTAGTGTGTGACAGTAAACAAAATTCTAGGAGATAcccttttaaaaattttttttgaaaagatccagaGATGTCATGCTTTTTAAACTGTCATTTCATGAAACTCAATGGGACATACATAGGGTAAGTCCTCTTTTGTTTGTGGACAGGTATTTCCAAGACTAGATGTTGTTAAAAAGTGAAATGTTAGGTCTTTGTAGAATTAGAGCAGAAAAGTTGAATTTTCAAAATATTGACTAACAAGCAGACATGTATTTCAAGCATCGGTTATATCTGATTGTATCTTTGCATTATTTCTAGCTCTGTTGGAACTGGATGAAGAAAAAGTATGGATATGGGTAACCAACATCCTTCCATTAAGAGGCTACAAGAAATACAGAAAGAAGTCAAAGAGTTTGAGTCACAAGTAATATCCTTCAGTGGTCTGTCTAGTGACAGAGCTTACAAGAAACTagagagagttttgactaaacaacTTTTTGAAATCGATTCTGTGGATGCTGAAGGCAGAGGTGATGTTCAGCAAGCCAGGAAGAGGGCTGCCCAGGAAACTGAAAGACTGCTTAAGGAACTGGAGCAGAATGCAAACCACCCCCAAAGGTTGGAGATTGAATCCCTGTTTAATGAAGCACAATCATTGGTGGAACAAGAAATCACAGCTTTTTACAAAGGAGGCAATTGTGTAACTGAGGAATTTGAAGAAGGTATTCAGGATATCATCTTTAGGCTCACTCAGGTGAAAACTGGAGGGAAACTCTCTCTACGGAAAGCCAGGTATCGCACTCTGACCAAAGTGTGTGCTGTTCAAGAAATTATAGACAGTTGTACAAAGCAGCAGCCTTCACTGCCATTGTCCAGTGATGCACATCCTTCTGTCTCTAAGATTAATTCTGTCATGGTTGATGTGAACAAAGCGAAAGGGACCCTTATTGCTGTTTTAATGGGAGTAAATAACAATGAGACCTGTAGACATTTATCTTGCGTGCTCACTGGCCTGATTGCTGATCTGGATGCCTTAGATGTATGTGGCCGTCCAGAAATAAGGAACTACCGTAAAGAAGTTGTGGAGGAGATCAACAAATTGCAGAAATACCTGGATCTTGAAGAAGAAGCTGATGCCACTTCTGCTTATGACTTGGCACAAAACAGATGCATTATAAAAATTGAGGAAATCCGCAAAAAGATGAAAGAGATTCATGCTTCTCTTTTAAAAGTAGAGAGAGCTTCAGATTTATACCTGAAGTCAAAAGCAGAACTGCAAGGGTTAATTGCACAGTTGGATGAAGTGAGTCCAGGCAAAAATCCTTGTATccgagaagccaggaggagagcAGTGATAGAAGTACAAACCCTCATAACATATATTGACTTAAAGGAAGCACTTGTCAAGCGACAAATGTTTGCAGAGCAAACAGAAGCAGAACCCGCATCACATAAAGCTGTTTGGAATATTCTTGGAAACGTGTCCCAAATTCAGCAAGAGGTGCTGTCTTTCGATGGAAACAGAACTGATAAGAACTACATGAGACTAGAGGAGCTCCTCACCAAACAACTTCTAGCCCTTGATGCTATAGACCCACAAGGGGATGAGCACTCAAAAGCAGCCAGGAAGCAGGCAGTGAAGCTTGCGCAGAACATTCTTTACTACTTAGACATGAAAACAGATGAATGGGAATATTAAATAACAGAGGTCTTGTGCTGGACATTGCTTTCTCTCTTGCACTTTACGTCGACCAATCTCCCATAGACGACACAAGACCAAAAGTTTATTTGCTCATCACTTACAGGCCAAGTAAATGTTGGACTGAGCTATGCTGCAGCTGTCTTGTGTTGTCGCAGTCGGGCAATGACAGCAATCATGCCATTTGTGTTAGTTTTGGTCACAGCCATCTTTCCCCCATGATTTGTGATGAAGTGTTGCAGAACTGCCAAACCATCCTGTATAGAATTCTTCTACACAGTGAGAGAATGCTATCTGTCCAACATGTTTTGTTTAAGGAGTCAAAGTGAAACTGATGGAGAGAAGACAAAGAGCTAATGTCTGTTAGCCATAAACCACCTTAGATGTCACATTTTTCTGCCACTGCCCAGTTACAATCCAAAGGATTAAATGCAAATTGGTCATGGCCTTTTTTGTATGTGCATTTGATTTAGTTTCGCTGATCTCTTGCCTAAGGTTTGGCTTGATTACATACAGTGTTTAATAGTTAGGGCCTAATATAGGACTGTGTGTAGTAACAGTTTTTGCACTTATAAACTGCAGGCTGCATTTTGAAGCAATGTACTGATTCATATAGGCGTAGGTTGTGTGCAGTTACACTATGACTAGTGGTCATTCTGAAAGCAGTTTTCTGTTTATAAACCAGGGCTGACAGCATTGGTTGGAAAAAATTCTATATGT
The Podarcis muralis chromosome 1, rPodMur119.hap1.1, whole genome shotgun sequence DNA segment above includes these coding regions:
- the COA8 gene encoding cytochrome c oxidase assembly factor 8 isoform X1, whose product is MRSTTLRSSVFIWKEASVRMREAASFCPPSHSCHDWIGPPDRCSNLRPVIFYISKHESPLERRLRELRQETQVWNQQFWADQNISFRKEKEEFVYSKLKAKGLQLRDEKGQKITLSAEEMAEFYKAFLSKNFKKHFYYNRDWYKRNFTITFLMGQVAFEKACKRFGLKKSEAES
- the COA8 gene encoding cytochrome c oxidase assembly factor 8 isoform X2, with protein sequence MAAAVKSRVSLSRPAAAASRACCGRFSSSSPADSPRGGGTEAGGVSPPHESRAASFCPPSHSCHDWIGPPDRCSNLRPVIFYISKHESPLERRLRELRQETQVWNQQFWADQNISFRKEKEEFVYSKLKAKGLQLRDEKGQKITLSAEEMAEFYKAFLSKNFKKHFYYNRDWYKRNFTITFLMGQVAFEKACKRFGLKKSEAES
- the BAG5 gene encoding BAG family molecular chaperone regulator 5, translated to MDMGNQHPSIKRLQEIQKEVKEFESQVISFSGLSSDRAYKKLERVLTKQLFEIDSVDAEGRGDVQQARKRAAQETERLLKELEQNANHPQRLEIESLFNEAQSLVEQEITAFYKGGNCVTEEFEEGIQDIIFRLTQVKTGGKLSLRKARYRTLTKVCAVQEIIDSCTKQQPSLPLSSDAHPSVSKINSVMVDVNKAKGTLIAVLMGVNNNETCRHLSCVLTGLIADLDALDVCGRPEIRNYRKEVVEEINKLQKYLDLEEEADATSAYDLAQNRCIIKIEEIRKKMKEIHASLLKVERASDLYLKSKAELQGLIAQLDEVSPGKNPCIREARRRAVIEVQTLITYIDLKEALVKRQMFAEQTEAEPASHKAVWNILGNVSQIQQEVLSFDGNRTDKNYMRLEELLTKQLLALDAIDPQGDEHSKAARKQAVKLAQNILYYLDMKTDEWEY